A genomic window from Cloacibacillus evryensis DSM 19522 includes:
- a CDS encoding CBS domain-containing protein: protein MKIGELMNKEKVVLHESDTIERAIEMILRHCRTGVPVLSADGRVRGFVSEEDIIKKCLPGYMTTLKNAAFLPDYGQFAKRFAAIRYKLVTEIMQKNVVCFKKDDSDFTVAAEMIRRHFKICPVTDENGFFVGCISRAYLIRSMILEKNRGEKAVLKYE from the coding sequence TTGAAGATCGGCGAATTGATGAATAAAGAAAAAGTCGTGCTGCATGAGAGCGATACAATAGAGAGGGCGATCGAGATGATCCTCCGCCACTGCCGCACGGGAGTGCCGGTGCTCTCCGCCGACGGCAGGGTCCGCGGCTTCGTAAGCGAGGAGGACATCATCAAAAAGTGTCTGCCCGGATATATGACCACGCTGAAAAACGCCGCTTTCCTGCCGGACTACGGGCAGTTCGCAAAGCGCTTCGCCGCCATCCGCTATAAGCTGGTGACGGAGATCATGCAAAAAAACGTCGTCTGCTTCAAAAAGGATGACAGCGACTTCACCGTCGCCGCCGAGATGATCCGCCGTCATTTCAAGATCTGCCCGGTCACGGATGAAAACGGCTTTTTCGTCGGCTGCATCAGCCGCGCCTACCTGATCCGCTCGATGATCCTTGAAAAGAACCGCGGGGAGAAGGCCGTATTAAAGTATGAATGA
- a CDS encoding SLC13 family permease — MTIQAWAALAIFLGVIILAASGRMKTATASLFGASVMVASGLLSSEDAVKAIDHNTVGLLVGMMIVVGILSKSGLFQYLAVKAIKVTGGRPILIFWILSLLTAVLSAFLDNVTTVLLVTPVVLSLCELISMNPLPLLLMELFASNIGGTATLIGDPPNMIIASVAGFSFNDFIVILAPVAAVILCATTAYVAFYYKSELKSDPDAAERLSEVDESKLIVNRPLMIKSVVIIVLVLIGFTTHRIFHLDASVVALTAAGALLAISLLDEGTILHNDVEWPTIIYFLSLFIMAGGLKANGVLEEASKLLTLLFAGNPLLMLMATLWISGLVCAFINNIAFTAIFVHIIGSMGQAAGVAPEPLYWALALGACLGGNGTYFGAAANAVVADFAAREGIEIPFAAFSRIGLRIVFISLLISSAALLWIGRGLWM, encoded by the coding sequence ATGACTATACAGGCTTGGGCGGCGCTTGCCATCTTTCTTGGCGTGATAATCCTCGCCGCCAGCGGCAGAATGAAGACCGCCACCGCCTCTTTATTCGGCGCATCCGTCATGGTGGCGAGCGGGCTGCTTTCGTCGGAGGACGCGGTCAAAGCGATAGACCACAACACCGTCGGGCTGCTCGTCGGCATGATGATCGTCGTCGGCATTCTTTCAAAGAGCGGCCTCTTCCAATATCTCGCCGTCAAGGCGATAAAGGTAACGGGCGGCAGGCCGATTCTTATATTCTGGATATTGTCGCTGCTGACGGCGGTGCTCTCCGCGTTTCTCGACAATGTTACGACGGTGCTGCTGGTGACTCCGGTAGTGCTTTCGCTCTGCGAACTTATCTCGATGAATCCTCTGCCGCTGCTTCTGATGGAGCTATTCGCCTCAAACATCGGCGGGACGGCCACGCTCATCGGCGACCCGCCGAATATGATAATCGCCTCCGTCGCCGGTTTCTCGTTCAACGACTTCATCGTCATCCTCGCGCCGGTCGCCGCCGTCATCCTCTGCGCGACGACGGCGTATGTCGCTTTTTACTACAAGAGCGAGCTGAAGTCCGACCCGGACGCCGCGGAGCGCCTCAGCGAAGTCGACGAATCGAAGCTCATCGTCAACAGGCCGCTGATGATCAAATCCGTGGTCATCATCGTGCTGGTGCTCATAGGATTCACCACGCACCGCATCTTCCACCTCGACGCGTCGGTGGTCGCCCTGACCGCGGCGGGAGCCCTGCTGGCAATATCGCTGCTTGACGAGGGAACGATACTCCATAACGACGTCGAGTGGCCGACGATAATATACTTCCTTTCCCTATTTATCATGGCGGGAGGGCTGAAGGCCAACGGCGTCCTGGAGGAGGCCTCCAAGCTGCTGACCCTCTTGTTTGCCGGCAATCCGCTGCTGATGCTCATGGCGACGCTGTGGATATCGGGGCTCGTCTGCGCCTTCATCAATAACATCGCCTTCACCGCGATATTCGTACATATCATCGGTTCGATGGGGCAGGCTGCCGGCGTCGCCCCGGAGCCGCTTTACTGGGCGCTGGCGCTGGGAGCCTGCCTGGGCGGGAACGGTACCTACTTCGGCGCGGCGGCCAACGCCGTCGTCGCCGATTTCGCGGCAAGGGAGGGCATAGAGATACCTTTCGCGGCCTTTTCAAGGATCGGCCTCCGGATCGTCTTTATCTCGCTGTTGATCTCTTCCGCCGCCCTGCTTTGGATAGGACGCGGCCTTTGGATGTAG
- a CDS encoding ABC transporter ATP-binding protein, with product MAVDLHLKNITKTFIKDGVKFDAVERVDLEVAGGELVTFLGPSGCGKTTTLRMVAGFEAPTSGRILIDGADVTEVMVNKREIGFVFQNYALFPHMTIGDNVGYGLKMRSESSADIAGKVGEALEMVGLKGTERRYPNQLSGGEQQRVALARVLVMRPKVLLMDEPLSNLDAKLRLHMRTEIRSIQKQLDITCLYVTHDQKEALTMADRIMVMNRGKVEQIGSPFDIYTHPRTLFVADFIGQANAISGTLDAREGAERGTMRIGERRLPVKLISDAAYSAGDGISLILRPEAVTLRAGGEGLLSGKVTSAVFSGDRMEYVVELENGAPVSVMENYFPGAARYERGEEVALCFNSELTVALPLPKE from the coding sequence ATGGCTGTAGATCTGCATCTTAAAAATATAACAAAAACCTTCATCAAAGACGGCGTAAAATTCGACGCCGTCGAAAGAGTTGACCTCGAAGTGGCGGGCGGCGAACTCGTAACCTTCCTCGGCCCCTCCGGCTGCGGCAAAACGACGACCCTGCGCATGGTGGCCGGCTTTGAGGCCCCCACCTCGGGGCGCATCCTCATAGACGGCGCGGACGTCACGGAAGTGATGGTCAACAAAAGGGAGATCGGCTTCGTCTTTCAGAACTACGCGCTCTTCCCGCACATGACGATCGGAGACAACGTCGGTTACGGACTGAAAATGCGCTCCGAGAGCTCCGCCGATATCGCCGGGAAGGTCGGAGAAGCGCTTGAAATGGTCGGCCTTAAAGGCACGGAGAGACGATACCCCAACCAGCTCTCGGGCGGCGAGCAGCAGCGCGTCGCGCTGGCGCGCGTCCTCGTCATGCGCCCGAAAGTGCTGCTGATGGACGAACCTCTCTCAAACCTCGACGCGAAACTCCGCCTCCACATGAGGACGGAGATCCGCAGTATCCAGAAACAGCTCGACATCACCTGCCTCTACGTTACGCACGACCAGAAGGAGGCGCTGACGATGGCGGACCGCATCATGGTCATGAACCGCGGCAAAGTCGAGCAGATCGGATCGCCCTTTGACATATACACCCATCCGCGTACGCTCTTCGTCGCGGACTTCATCGGCCAGGCGAACGCGATCTCCGGCACGCTCGACGCGCGGGAGGGCGCGGAGCGCGGCACTATGAGGATCGGCGAACGCCGCCTCCCGGTAAAGCTCATCTCCGACGCCGCGTATTCCGCGGGGGACGGCATATCCCTGATACTGCGCCCGGAGGCCGTGACCCTCAGGGCGGGCGGAGAGGGACTGCTCTCCGGCAAAGTGACGAGCGCCGTATTCAGCGGCGACCGCATGGAATACGTGGTGGAACTGGAAAACGGCGCGCCGGTCTCGGTGATGGAAAACTACTTCCCGGGCGCGGCAAGGTACGAAAGAGGGGAAGAGGTCGCGCTCTGCTTCAACTCGGAGCTCACTGTCGCACTTCCCCTCCCCAAAGAATAG
- a CDS encoding YadA-like family protein, which produces MKKYGQAKQIAFWLLLAALALAPFAGTAAASYTAGGGEVEDGVFYAIAIGTIDSRPPEVTGEYAIAIGASTKADGACGTAVGYFASAIGLYSSAYGQFVSAKGEGSVATGCEAQATGLYSAATGFEAEASGIRSSAYGAKAQAMGTGSLAAGSDAYAGGANGTAVGFSASAGGENSSAYGMGAYAQGTDSLAAGNGAGAVDANTTAVGASAVAKFEGSTAIGYKANATIAGSVALGAGSYANRTTTATGVYVPAGASGGGITATVKGTDKGVVSIGDATDVKGHVAFTRQLTALAAGIEDTDAVNVAQLKALDSVAVKYDNDTKTAVILNSGGAAVKLSNVADAELSDASTQAVTGKQLYAANQTIATNRTNIETNKASIETNKASIATNETKIASNTTNITANAAQLKALDDVAVKYDDTKTAVTLNSGGAAVKLSNVADAVLDNTSTQAVTGKQLYAANQTIATNRTNIETNKASIATNETKIASNTTNITTNTTGIKENKTAITAVSGDVATKYTALDGRIAANTNEIAAVSGDVATKYTTLDGRIAANEASINTVSGDVAAKYTDLGGRITANTNEIAAVSGDVATKYTTLDGRITANETNIATLDTRVTSHDTRIATNETNIAANTTSIGTLDTRVTSHDTRIATNETNIASNTTNIGTLDTRVTSHDARIATNETNIAANTTSIGTLDTRVTSHDARIATNETNIAANTTSIGTLDTRVTSHDARIATNETNIASNTTSIGTLDTRVTSHDARIATNADAITTNKLSIDTVSGDVRMLDGRVKANTASINTVSADVAGLRGEITASGVKYDDDSKEVLTLNKGGAAVRLSNVADAELSDASTQAVTGKQLYETNQTINTVSGDVAAKYTVLDGRVAANETSINTVSGDVAALRGEIAASGIHYDDPSNSVVTLNKGGNAVRLTNIAAGTADSDAVNYGQLKALGGKVETFGETLAERIGGTYDPVTGEFTVTYPDGPTPANPAAQASASSAASAPSPASAQNAAQAAAQAASTPHLSETLQNMWDAIGAVQAGNVKAGDNIVVDGTKVSVSKTPEFERVKVGNIDIREEGIDMGGKPITGLAKGEIYDGSGDAVTGGQLWNAYRRIETIDERVQVVGAHAAALSAMHPVAYNPYEPTTLSAGVGYYRSEYSMAVGIFHYARENVLLNAGIAFNSDGDTMGRAGISFALGKSGRKQPSMIKDVAAMQRQMMEMQQVLTQLKEENEKNKDTIKELKDALKDKK; this is translated from the coding sequence ATGAAAAAATACGGACAGGCAAAACAGATCGCCTTCTGGCTGCTGCTCGCCGCGCTCGCGCTCGCTCCCTTCGCGGGAACGGCGGCGGCGAGCTACACAGCGGGCGGCGGCGAGGTCGAAGACGGCGTGTTCTATGCCATCGCCATCGGCACAATCGACAGCCGCCCGCCGGAAGTGACGGGCGAATACGCGATAGCCATCGGCGCGAGTACGAAGGCGGATGGCGCTTGCGGCACCGCCGTTGGATACTTTGCATCGGCGATAGGATTATATAGTTCCGCCTATGGACAATTCGTGTCTGCGAAGGGGGAAGGCAGTGTCGCCACCGGATGCGAGGCGCAGGCGACCGGACTCTACAGTGCCGCCACCGGATTCGAGGCGGAGGCGTCCGGAATCCGTAGTTCCGCCTATGGAGCCAAAGCGCAGGCGATGGGTACTGGCAGCCTCGCCGCCGGAAGCGATGCGTACGCGGGAGGCGCAAACGGCACCGCCGTTGGGTTCTCAGCATCGGCGGGAGGAGAGAATAGTTCCGCCTATGGAATGGGCGCGTATGCGCAGGGTACTGACAGCCTCGCCGCCGGAAACGGTGCGGGCGCGGTAGACGCAAACACCACCGCTGTTGGGGCCTCCGCGGTAGCGAAATTTGAGGGCAGTACCGCCATCGGATACAAGGCGAATGCAACCATTGCCGGTAGCGTGGCGCTGGGAGCTGGTTCCTACGCCAATAGGACCACCACCGCGACCGGCGTCTACGTCCCCGCCGGCGCGTCCGGCGGCGGCATAACCGCGACGGTAAAAGGCACTGACAAAGGAGTAGTCTCTATCGGCGACGCTACCGACGTCAAGGGGCACGTAGCTTTCACCCGCCAGCTCACAGCATTGGCCGCGGGCATAGAGGACACCGACGCCGTCAACGTCGCCCAGCTAAAGGCGCTGGACAGTGTCGCCGTCAAATACGACAACGACACGAAAACTGCCGTCATCCTGAACAGCGGCGGAGCCGCCGTCAAGCTGTCCAACGTTGCGGATGCGGAGCTCTCTGACGCGAGCACGCAGGCGGTAACAGGAAAACAGCTCTACGCGGCAAACCAAACTATCGCGACGAACCGGACGAACATAGAGACGAACAAGGCGAGCATCGAGACGAACAAGGCGAGCATCGCGACAAACGAGACGAAAATAGCGTCCAACACGACGAACATCACGGCCAACGCCGCCCAGCTAAAGGCGCTGGACGATGTCGCCGTCAAATACGACGACACGAAAACTGCCGTCACCCTGAACAGCGGCGGAGCCGCCGTCAAGCTGTCCAACGTCGCTGATGCGGTTCTCGACAACACGAGCACGCAGGCGGTAACAGGAAAACAGCTCTACGCGGCAAACCAAACTATCGCGACGAACCGGACGAACATAGAGACGAACAAGGCGAGCATCGCGACAAACGAGACGAAAATAGCGTCCAACACGACGAACATCACCACCAACACGACCGGCATCAAGGAAAACAAAACAGCGATAACCGCGGTCAGCGGCGACGTGGCAACGAAGTACACGGCGCTTGACGGACGCATCGCCGCTAACACGAACGAGATAGCGGCGGTCAGCGGCGACGTGGCAACCAAATACACCACGCTTGACGGCAGGATAGCGGCCAACGAAGCTAGCATCAATACCGTCAGCGGAGACGTGGCGGCGAAATACACGGACCTCGGCGGACGCATCACCGCTAACACGAACGAGATAGCGGCGGTCAGCGGGGACGTGGCAACCAAATACACCACGCTTGACGGCAGGATAACGGCCAACGAAACGAACATCGCCACGCTCGACACGAGAGTGACCTCGCACGACACGCGCATAGCGACGAACGAGACGAACATCGCGGCGAACACGACGAGCATCGGCACGCTCGACACGAGAGTGACCTCGCACGACACGCGCATAGCGACGAACGAGACGAACATAGCGTCCAACACGACGAACATCGGCACGCTCGACACGAGAGTGACCTCGCATGACGCGCGCATAGCGACGAACGAGACGAACATAGCGGCGAACACGACGAGCATCGGCACGCTCGACACGAGAGTGACCTCGCATGACGCGCGCATAGCGACGAACGAGACGAACATAGCGGCAAACACGACGAGCATCGGCACGCTCGACACGCGAGTGACCTCGCATGACGCGCGCATAGCGACGAACGAGACGAACATAGCGTCCAACACGACGAGCATCGGCACGCTCGACACGCGAGTGACCTCGCACGACGCGCGCATAGCGACGAACGCCGATGCCATCACGACGAACAAGTTAAGCATCGACACAGTAAGCGGCGATGTGAGAATGCTCGACGGCAGAGTGAAGGCCAACACCGCAAGCATCAATACCGTCAGCGCCGACGTTGCGGGCCTTAGAGGCGAGATCACCGCCTCCGGCGTCAAATACGACGACGATTCTAAAGAAGTCCTCACCTTAAACAAAGGCGGAGCCGCCGTCAGACTGTCCAACGTCGCGGATGCGGAACTCTCTGACGCGAGCACTCAAGCGGTAACAGGAAAACAGCTCTACGAGACAAACCAAACCATAAACACAGTAAGCGGAGACGTGGCGGCGAAATACACCGTGCTTGACGGCAGGGTAGCGGCTAACGAAACGAGCATCAATACCGTCAGCGGAGACGTGGCGGCCCTCAGAGGCGAGATCGCCGCCTCCGGCATCCATTACGACGACCCGTCCAACAGCGTCGTCACCTTAAACAAAGGCGGAAACGCCGTCAGACTGACCAACATCGCCGCCGGGACCGCCGACAGCGACGCCGTCAACTACGGACAGCTCAAAGCCCTCGGCGGAAAAGTCGAGACCTTCGGCGAAACACTCGCCGAAAGGATCGGCGGCACTTACGACCCAGTCACAGGCGAATTCACCGTCACCTACCCTGACGGCCCCACGCCGGCGAACCCCGCCGCCCAGGCGTCGGCATCGTCGGCGGCATCGGCGCCGTCGCCGGCCTCCGCGCAAAACGCAGCCCAGGCCGCAGCCCAGGCCGCCAGCACCCCGCACCTCAGCGAGACGCTGCAAAACATGTGGGACGCCATCGGCGCCGTGCAGGCCGGCAACGTAAAAGCGGGAGACAACATCGTCGTGGATGGAACAAAAGTCTCCGTCTCCAAGACCCCCGAATTTGAGAGAGTCAAAGTCGGAAACATCGACATCCGCGAAGAAGGCATCGACATGGGCGGCAAACCTATCACGGGACTTGCCAAAGGCGAAATATACGACGGCAGCGGAGACGCCGTCACCGGCGGCCAGCTCTGGAACGCCTACCGCCGCATCGAGACGATAGACGAGCGGGTCCAGGTCGTAGGCGCGCACGCGGCGGCCCTGTCCGCCATGCACCCCGTAGCCTACAACCCCTACGAACCGACCACCCTCTCAGCGGGAGTCGGCTACTACCGCAGCGAATACTCGATGGCGGTGGGCATATTCCACTACGCACGTGAAAACGTCCTGCTCAACGCAGGCATCGCCTTCAACTCTGACGGCGATACGATGGGGCGCGCCGGCATCAGCTTCGCGCTCGGCAAAAGCGGCAGGAAACAGCCGTCGATGATCAAAGACGTAGCCGCGATGCAGCGCCAGATGATGGAAATGCAGCAGGTGCTGACACAGCTCAAAGAAGAAAACGAGAAAAACAAAGATACCATCAAAGAGCTCAAAGACGCTCTTAAAGATAAGAAATAA
- a CDS encoding ABC transporter permease, with the protein MASSSSMRRDPALLPVVAALWLALGFFVVYPFVKLLITTFIVDGRLSLANLMLVFSNGYDRLAFVNSIWLAVAVAVMGTFLGFVFALAVTRINLSAPLRWFISAVTVLPLISPPFTSSIALTLSLGPNGIILKFFGIPDFNIYGFWGTWISESLTYFPVAFLTITSVLACIDPNLEDAGLSLGGSPFRVFRTVTFPLTMPAIANSILLLFACSLADFATPLVLAGHQFPVLPTQAYLQITGMYDLKGGAALSFALLVPALLVFVLQRFWVSRKSYVTVSGKSGAQTKIKGIGTAGEAAVLAICAAVISFILFLYALIVMGAFTKAWGLDNSFTWESFAYVFNHGRKAMLDTLIIACIATPLGGLLAVSIAYITQRKSFWGNGLMEVVSLLNFALPGTVVGIAYIIAFNSQPLVLTGTMSILVAAYVFRYDSAGIRSVIASLHQIDPSLEEASLSLGASSIGTFKNVTLPLVVPALLAGMKYLFIHSMTAISATIFLVSVSWSLLTARILECMTELQFGNACAFSVVLILLVFIFNGMLTLLVRGAGYNYRGQGGNL; encoded by the coding sequence ATGGCGTCATCCTCTTCAATGAGACGCGACCCCGCGCTGCTGCCGGTAGTCGCCGCGCTTTGGCTCGCATTGGGGTTTTTTGTCGTTTATCCATTCGTCAAGCTGCTGATCACGACCTTTATCGTTGACGGACGGCTTTCGCTCGCCAACCTCATGCTCGTATTTTCAAACGGCTACGACCGCCTCGCCTTCGTCAACAGCATCTGGCTGGCGGTCGCCGTCGCCGTGATGGGCACCTTTCTCGGCTTCGTATTCGCCCTGGCCGTTACAAGGATAAACCTCTCCGCGCCGCTCAGATGGTTCATCTCCGCCGTAACAGTGCTGCCGCTGATCTCGCCGCCCTTCACGAGCAGCATAGCGCTGACTCTCTCGCTGGGGCCGAACGGCATAATCCTGAAATTTTTCGGCATCCCCGATTTCAACATATACGGCTTCTGGGGGACCTGGATCTCGGAATCTCTCACGTACTTTCCCGTCGCCTTCCTCACGATAACCTCCGTGCTGGCCTGTATAGATCCCAACCTGGAGGACGCGGGGCTATCCCTCGGAGGCTCGCCGTTCCGCGTCTTCCGCACGGTGACCTTCCCCTTGACGATGCCGGCCATCGCCAACTCGATCCTGCTGCTTTTCGCCTGCTCGCTCGCCGACTTCGCGACGCCGCTCGTGCTCGCCGGACACCAGTTCCCGGTGCTGCCGACGCAGGCATATCTGCAAATAACGGGCATGTACGACCTCAAGGGCGGCGCGGCGCTCTCCTTCGCGCTGCTCGTCCCGGCGCTGCTCGTCTTCGTACTGCAGCGCTTCTGGGTGAGCCGCAAAAGCTACGTTACGGTGAGCGGCAAATCGGGCGCGCAGACGAAGATCAAGGGTATCGGCACGGCGGGCGAGGCGGCGGTGCTCGCGATATGCGCCGCGGTCATCTCCTTCATCCTCTTCCTCTACGCGCTGATCGTGATGGGAGCGTTTACAAAAGCCTGGGGGCTTGACAACAGTTTTACCTGGGAGAGCTTCGCCTACGTATTCAACCACGGGCGCAAAGCGATGCTGGACACGCTGATAATCGCCTGCATCGCGACGCCTCTCGGCGGACTACTCGCGGTATCGATAGCCTACATCACACAGCGCAAAAGCTTCTGGGGCAACGGCCTGATGGAGGTCGTCTCCCTGCTGAACTTCGCGCTGCCGGGAACGGTCGTCGGCATCGCCTACATCATCGCCTTCAACAGCCAGCCGCTCGTGCTGACAGGAACGATGTCCATTCTCGTGGCGGCATACGTATTCCGCTACGACTCGGCGGGAATACGCTCCGTCATCGCCTCGCTGCACCAGATAGACCCCTCGCTGGAAGAGGCGTCGCTGAGCCTCGGCGCATCGTCGATCGGCACCTTTAAAAACGTGACGCTGCCTCTCGTCGTCCCGGCGCTGCTCGCGGGGATGAAATACCTTTTCATCCATTCGATGACGGCGATCAGCGCGACGATCTTCCTCGTCTCCGTGAGCTGGTCGCTGCTGACCGCAAGAATATTGGAGTGCATGACGGAGCTGCAGTTCGGGAACGCCTGCGCCTTCTCGGTCGTGCTCATCCTGCTCGTGTTCATTTTCAACGGGATGCTGACGCTCCTAGTGCGGGGCGCCGGCTATAACTACAGAGGGCAGGGAGGAAATCTGTAA
- a CDS encoding DedA family protein, whose product MEALSSFLSCGIQLFGDLIQWLVEVIGHLGYPGIVGLMFLESSFFPFPSEVVIPPAGYLAWKGEMNIFLVIFSGIAGSILGGLFNYWIAVRWGRPIFEKYGKYFFVTHESLDKAEVFFARHGHISTFTGRLLPVIRQYISLPAGLARMPLAQFSFYTALGSGIWVVILALVGYFLGSNQAMIHQEMRKISLCLIAACAVLIVIYIFIYRRRQHK is encoded by the coding sequence TTGGAGGCACTGTCATCTTTTTTAAGCTGCGGAATCCAGCTCTTCGGGGATTTGATACAGTGGCTGGTAGAGGTCATCGGGCACCTTGGGTATCCGGGGATCGTCGGCCTCATGTTCCTCGAGTCATCCTTCTTTCCGTTTCCCAGCGAGGTCGTGATACCGCCGGCCGGCTACCTCGCATGGAAGGGAGAGATGAATATATTCCTCGTGATTTTCAGCGGGATCGCGGGCAGCATCTTGGGCGGCCTGTTCAATTACTGGATCGCCGTGCGCTGGGGACGCCCCATCTTTGAAAAATACGGGAAATATTTCTTCGTCACTCATGAGTCACTTGATAAGGCGGAGGTCTTTTTTGCCCGTCACGGACATATAAGCACGTTCACGGGGAGGCTGCTGCCCGTGATACGCCAGTACATCTCGCTGCCCGCCGGGCTCGCGCGGATGCCGCTCGCGCAGTTTTCATTCTACACCGCGCTCGGCTCGGGAATATGGGTCGTCATCCTCGCGCTTGTCGGATACTTCCTCGGCAGCAATCAGGCGATGATCCACCAGGAGATGAGGAAGATAAGCCTCTGCCTGATCGCGGCCTGCGCCGTATTGATTGTGATATACATATTTATCTACCGCCGCAGACAGCACAAATAG
- a CDS encoding asparaginase domain-containing protein, whose product MLPLPKLALVIAGNFSADEESADPGILLGYLPEDLARCCEIKEWSCQPSTHYSMPMTLAMEEMFESLIAEGYTGIITVCGSGVMEEMAYLVNLLWQHSEPVIFANLMVQGRAGLKEGLVNLHCSVLAAISPMARDKGVLLCSSGELFGADDVTLVDPGSPDSAFQSQERGSVGKMLNGEIKFFSEPRRPSFLARRPKELPCVEIMWASLGGGDGLLSFLAAHRELGGLVLAGFGAGNVPPLWVPPIRNILRRRIPVVITSRCFQCHVHKTNDFEGSFEKLTEMGVMSGGRLNPFKARIRLSLGISAGLTDNGLSLYMLNQPVSDDINTLYK is encoded by the coding sequence TTGCTTCCGTTACCTAAACTCGCGCTTGTCATAGCCGGTAATTTTTCCGCGGATGAGGAAAGTGCCGACCCTGGTATCCTGCTGGGCTATCTGCCTGAAGACCTCGCACGCTGCTGTGAGATAAAGGAGTGGAGCTGCCAGCCAAGCACGCATTATTCCATGCCGATGACGTTGGCGATGGAGGAGATGTTTGAATCGCTCATCGCCGAGGGCTATACGGGTATAATCACCGTCTGCGGCAGCGGCGTCATGGAAGAGATGGCATACCTCGTCAACCTGCTCTGGCAGCATTCGGAGCCGGTGATTTTTGCCAACCTCATGGTACAGGGGCGCGCCGGCCTCAAAGAGGGGCTTGTGAACCTGCACTGTTCCGTGCTTGCCGCGATCTCGCCCATGGCAAGGGACAAGGGCGTGCTTCTTTGCTCCAGCGGCGAACTCTTCGGAGCTGACGACGTGACGCTTGTTGACCCCGGCTCGCCGGACAGCGCCTTCCAGTCTCAGGAGAGGGGATCGGTCGGAAAGATGCTCAACGGCGAGATCAAATTCTTCAGCGAACCCAGGCGTCCCTCGTTTCTGGCGCGGAGGCCGAAAGAGCTTCCCTGTGTTGAGATAATGTGGGCCTCGCTCGGAGGCGGAGACGGGTTGCTGTCGTTTCTCGCCGCCCACAGAGAGCTCGGCGGCCTGGTGCTCGCCGGCTTCGGGGCCGGCAACGTGCCTCCGTTGTGGGTGCCGCCTATCCGCAATATCCTCAGACGCCGGATACCGGTGGTGATAACCTCCCGCTGCTTCCAGTGCCATGTGCACAAGACGAACGATTTTGAGGGCTCATTTGAAAAACTTACGGAAATGGGGGTAATGTCGGGCGGCAGGCTCAACCCGTTCAAGGCGCGCATCCGTTTATCCCTAGGGATATCCGCGGGGCTCACCGACAACGGCCTCAGCCTTTACATGCTGAACCAGCCTGTCAGCGACGACATCAATACTTTATATAAATGA
- a CDS encoding ABC transporter substrate-binding protein, translating into MYSSRKAVSLLMAVALVMVACTGAMAATLNAYTVMPEKYASKVFEQFTKDTGIKVNFIRFSSGEALARLVAEKNNPQVDILLGGPADIYTAGQKDNVFAVYVPKEQKLTPAEYRDPGNHWTGIGLIPLCFLTNTDFLKKNNLKAPGSWQDLLNPAYKNGLQMADARTSGTATERIYSLIGVYGVDGAFDYQKKLHKNVQLYTKSGAGGAMPIAQGQAASGIFYLVDALDIQQQGYPVIITYPKEGVTFGIEATGMIAGAKNPQEAKKFIDWATSPKLGQFFVDQKINYIPVVKGVKITNPALDMSKEKLLKVGAEHKGDKRKSYVERWINEVIR; encoded by the coding sequence ATGTACAGCAGTCGTAAGGCAGTATCTCTTCTCATGGCCGTGGCTCTCGTCATGGTCGCCTGCACCGGCGCGATGGCGGCAACGCTCAACGCCTATACGGTCATGCCCGAAAAGTATGCCTCAAAGGTCTTCGAGCAGTTCACGAAGGACACCGGCATCAAGGTAAACTTCATCCGCTTCTCATCAGGCGAGGCCCTCGCCCGCCTCGTGGCGGAAAAGAACAACCCGCAGGTCGACATCCTCCTCGGCGGCCCCGCGGATATCTATACGGCGGGACAGAAGGACAACGTATTCGCCGTCTATGTGCCGAAAGAGCAGAAACTGACCCCGGCGGAATACAGGGACCCCGGCAACCATTGGACCGGGATCGGCCTCATCCCGCTCTGTTTCCTTACCAACACCGACTTCCTCAAGAAGAACAACCTTAAAGCCCCCGGATCATGGCAGGATCTCCTGAACCCCGCCTACAAAAACGGCCTGCAGATGGCCGACGCCCGCACGTCGGGAACGGCGACGGAGCGTATCTACAGCCTGATCGGAGTCTACGGCGTGGACGGAGCCTTCGACTATCAGAAGAAGCTGCACAAAAACGTCCAGCTCTATACAAAGAGCGGCGCCGGCGGCGCGATGCCGATAGCGCAGGGACAGGCGGCAAGCGGGATCTTCTACCTCGTTGACGCGCTCGACATCCAGCAGCAGGGATATCCCGTGATCATCACCTACCCGAAAGAGGGCGTCACCTTCGGCATAGAGGCGACCGGAATGATAGCCGGCGCGAAGAACCCCCAGGAAGCGAAAAAATTCATCGACTGGGCGACGAGCCCCAAGCTGGGACAGTTCTTCGTCGATCAGAAGATCAACTACATTCCCGTCGTGAAAGGCGTGAAGATCACCAACCCCGCGCTTGATATGTCAAAGGAGAAGCTCCTTAAGGTCGGGGCCGAACACAAGGGCGACAAGCGCAAGTCTTACGTCGAGCGCTGGATCAACGAAGTCATCCGTTAA